One Lutzomyia longipalpis isolate SR_M1_2022 chromosome 4, ASM2433408v1 DNA segment encodes these proteins:
- the LOC129795759 gene encoding ATPase inhibitor A, mitochondrial-like, whose translation MFKSTRAICSRQPFNLIRVAGMSQLGDLGSGAGKGGGGGGSIREAGGSMGRMEAAKEEEYFYRKQQEQLKKFKETQTKDEGVRDGISGKNPK comes from the exons ATGTTCAAAAGCACGCGAGCTATTTGCAGCCGTCAACCTTTTAATTTGATCag AGTTGCTGGTATGAGTCAACTGGGAGATTTGGGTAGTGGTGCTGGAAAAGGTGGTGGTGGCGGTGGGAGTATCCGGGAAGCTGGAGGATCAATGGGACGAATGGAAGCTGCCAAGGAGGAAGAATATTTCTACCGAAAA caacaaGAACagctgaaaaaattcaaagaaactcAAACAAAAGATGAAGGAGTTCGTGATGGTATTTCTggaaaaaatcctaaataG